The genomic segment cctctctccattgTAAACTCTCTGATGCGCCTTCAAATTCGATGAcaaagtaaatcccttcccacagtctgagcaggtgaacggcctctccccagtgtgaactcgctgatgtaccttcagttgagatgatgtagtgaatcccttcccacattccgagcaggtgaacggcctctcctttgtgtgaactcgctggtgagccattaggtcagatgaccaagtgaatcccttcccacagtctgagcaggtgaacggcctctccccagtgtgaactcgctggtgagccattaggggggatgactgagtgaatcccttcccacagtctgtgcaggtgaatggccactctccagtgtgaactgactggtgtctcagtaggtgagatgcctgagtgaatcccttcccacagtttgagcaggtgaatggcctctctccagtgtgaacttgctgatgtaccttcagttgagatgactgagtgaattccttcccacacactgaacaagtgaacggcctctccccagtgtgaactcgctgatgtaccttcagttgagatgacgaagtgaatcccttcccacagtctgagcaggtgaacggcctctccccggtgtgaactcgctggtgagccattaggttagatgaccgagtgaatcccttcccacagtctgtgcaggtgtacggcctctctccagtgtgaactcgctgatgtaccttcagttgagatgacgaagtgaatcctttcccacagtccgagcaggtgaactgccgctccccggtgtgaactcgctggtgtgccattaggtcagatgacagagtgaatcccttcccacagtctaagcaggtgaatggcctctctcctgtgtaaaatgacgagcgtgccagtcggtcagatgaccaagtgaatccctccccacagtctgagcaggaaggatagttgattgaatcccttgctccacttcttaaatttctggacagagacagcaaaaccaGCGTATTGTGTTCGAGGTTcccatagacaaattccttgtcatttttaacctgtaaaaagatttacaaaatccatcaatgggtgaaggacaacatttcagatgagatcacgaGTTGTCACGGTTGGTCTGGCATCACTCTGTTTCAGCGAAATTCAACCCTAGTTGGAGACAGaagtcatcttctaactgggcacagtgctggtatctggaatgaccatcaaattctctgatgctcttcctgtctctatgagaatggggcatttctgtcatctccaatctgtgacctggctcagtttgactctctccattggtattattccctgttcccattgAATTccatgggttcctggccccacagtaactgaaacacgaatagccggcagtgcattccaccattctctgtgtgaaaaacctacccctgtcaTCCGCTCGTTATCtatttacaagcaccttaaaactatgtcccctcgtgttagccatttagccctgggaataaacctctggctatccacacaatcaatgtccctcatcatcttatacatctaagaaaggctctaaacatgaacaaggaaattatacactgctttgaggatttgttagaaatatacaaaattatgagggtatagataaggtaaatgctagcagctttttccactgaggctgggtgggatgacaaccagaggtcatgggtaagtggggaaggtgaaaatttaacgggaacatttggaaaagctctttactgaaatggtcgtgagcgTGTGGAATAAGATGCCAGCacgtggtgaatatgagctcggtttcaccatttaaagaagtttggatgggagccttgATGGTTTGGGTATGGAGAGCGATGGTCCCAGTGctggtagttgcattagacagatTAAATGATTTTTCgtcattgactagatgggccaaatagcctgtttctgtactgaacttctccatgttactatgacagagaagctggccaaacttggttggaagggaaaaggtaggagagagaatgaagcagcaatggctggagtttctgggagcaattcgggagctgagtgatcgatacatcccaaagaagtggaagcattggaaacgcaggaggacacaactgtggatgaaatgagaagccaaagccaacataaaagccaaagagagggcaaacagaagagcaaaaactattgggaagctttcagaaaccaacagaagacaacaaaaaaaaagtcggATGAGCTtgggggtggaattatgatattgtagtcattaatgagtcttggtagcacccaacagtctgaggcatttggaggaacaaaatatcccgggcctcaatatctcttgaaaaccgaggttccctgcaccagttacctttcaacttttattttggcaggcacatacaaactctacaccctcagaatttcacttctgaaggcctcccacttaccaagtactcctttgtcagaaaacgcctgtcccaaaccacacttgccagatcctgtctgataccatcaagattgacctttctccaatttagaatctcaacccgcggtccagacctatcttttcccatatttactttgaatcttatggcattatgatcactaatttctgtcaccagccctggatcatcagctcattgcacacttctacgtcaggaattctacgtactgattaagggcacatttgacaaactctaccccatctagtccttttacagtatggaggtcccagtcaatatatggaaagttaaaatcactcacTGAATCaatctttgtttcttggcatggtctgcgatctctctacaaatttgttcctctaaatccctcagactgttggttgCAACCAattcccaataatggctacaatatcacaattccctgtcctgagctcatctggctttcctatgatgcttcttgcattgtgatatacacagctcagcacattcatcgcaccatgctcaaccatttgattgccgactctatctgaggtctgaacaacatctgactggtgtcaagaggacaaactctccctcattgtcacaaaaacaaagctgattgtggatgactgatggaatggagacaggctaaccgctattgacatcaatggatctggggttgagagggtgaacagctttaatttcctcagcataaacatcaccaaggatctcacatggtctgttcataccggctgtgttgcgaaaagagcacaacagcacctccttcacctcagacggttgaagaaggcTGGGATggtgccccaaatcctaagaactttctacaggaacagaattgagaacatcctgactggctgcatcactgcctggtaaggaaactgtacttcccttaatcgcaggaacctgcagagagtggtgcagacagcccaatgcatctgtagatgtgaacttcccactattcaggacatttacagagaaaggtgtgcaaaaagagcccaaaggatattggggacccaattcacaaCCACAAATCACAACCATTGGATGTTCCTGcggctaccatccaggaaacggtaccacagcaaaaggaccaacaggctccgggacatcatcttccaccaggccatcagactgattaattcatgctgatacaattgcataactatgttatattgactgaccTATGTAcaaattatttattataatttactataaattacacattgctgaTTTagctggagacataacataaagatttctactcctcatgtatatgaaggatgtatgtaataaaagtcaattcaattcaattcaccctctccactatctgttctgtcattctggctcccattcccccaacaacttattttaaccacatcaccccctccccccacactagcactagcaagccttaccactgggatattagtcccctcttgttctgttcccctaacaaacgaatcccctatcacccctttgactttcctctgccaggtaaatccccccaacagtttctaaagtggatcCACCTGTTGTTGCGtgggatggccacaagagtactctgcgatggctatttaacctcattccccttcccgactctcaccaagtttcctgtgtcctgcacttcaggtgtaactcacctctcttcatgtcatatctatcaccccctccagctcctggatgatccggaattcatccgtttcaagttccaactccttaaagtgcagggttacaagctgcagctggatgcacatcttgtaggtgagggcatcagggacactggaggtctccccaccttcccaccaatgtcctccctaatttgcaatgaccagtgtgcacataaatcttgtattgtgcttttttttacccagtgtgcacagtgaattttatatagagtggtattcattttaacagctatcaaatcattgtcaataagaactttgatttcctctgggtttgatcgagtcCCATCTGcattctcacacaacctatgtaacaggcctgtaacgggtaatgaaggattttctcaccagagcttttgcacattgtccatatttgGTTTGCTTGCTGAATTACGCttcaaaaagtcagatttccaaatatcactccacttcttcccacttgtaaattctccagcaacttttgcatggCCACAAtatacacaggtaacaccagtttctgtattgtacataaatatttcccctgaaccctcctgaggaattgaggatattaaaaaaatcattttgatcctatgtaacctctggctgCAAGGATAACTGGGACTGTATAGGAATTTTTGAacaagtaaactctgtcttctgcggttagctaagacaggctcattactggttctctgcggcttgcagagagatgcactgagagctgataacattataccttgcaccctctttagctgataatATTATACATTGTATCCTCATTTGAGTAAAGAGAGGAGGACTCgccgataaggacaggaatgaacatctctctgtaattaaatcagggccttgcaaagggaatacctgataaggactggacaaTTTATCAATCTGTAATTAAAACCTTGATTTAGTgaactctcttatctaagtaattaagaatgctgaccaattaaattagccaacatgattaaaacTAATAATAAGGATTGGCCTGACAATGACCAAAATCAAATGCAACAAGCTTTGACATATTATTGGGACCCGGTTTTCCAAACCATATCAACCCCAACAGGAACTAATATTAAAGGTGAACATCTTaattaacgagagctgtataactcatctccttctaccttaggctacaaatttatcaatcacccctgctgtggacactttctggaggtccaagatccgtatgcagcacgaccgctggactaagtgtgtaaatgtaggaccgggctatgttgaaaaataaatatgtgaggttttctaaaattgactcctcctaccttaggccaagaacttatcaatcacccctcgtgctCACCGCTCTGCAGCTACCCCGAGTTCTGGCTATTATTAAATGTGCGGCCCACAGTCACATGTCCGACCGGGTCACTAAAGGCAACGCTTTAGCAGATTAGACAGTGAAAAGTGCAGCACAATCCTCGGTAGTTGTAGTCCCCTCGGGTTCCCGTCAAGCAACCCTCTGTGACTGAAGCAGAACGGGTTTGCCAGACATGCGGGAGGTACGTACTTTTCAGGGGGACGCCTCTGAGGAGGAGCTCAAACTGTGGTCCCAGATGGGTTGTCGGAAAGACCCCGACCCAGGTTTTcagatcaccccagtgggacaggtttGTGTTCCTACACAGTTTTTACCAATATTGGTCGATTATATACATAATTGTACACACCTGGAAAAGGAGGGAATGGTCGGTAACCTGTACCCTGCACACCGGGTACGACTCCCTTGACAGGTGAATCTTTCTCGTGTctacaagttgattttattgtattgccTAGAGTATATTGCTATAGATACTCCTTAGTTATTATAGATGTGTTTAGTAGATGGATTGAAGCTATTCCAACTACCAATAATACTGGTATGACTGTTGTGAAGGTATTATTATGGGAAATAATTCCCAGGTACTGAGAAACTGAGAGATACTGAGCTCTGACAATGGCCCATGCTTTGTGGTGAAAGTAGATAAAGAGACATGTAACAACATGTAACAACTTGGCTATCCAGCAACAATTCTACTGTGTACACAACCCACGGCCCACTGGCATTGTGGAAAGAGCCAATGGCACTCTGAAGAGTAAATTGGCCAAACTAACGGTGgagactggactcacttggttGAAGGTTCTACCGTTAGCCCTGTTCCACATGAGGGTTACCCCACAGGGGAAAACAgggttgtcaccagctgaaatcatttaTGGACTGCCCATGAGGACACCCTGGGGACCAAGACCTTGGGTACCATTGTTTCCAGTAAGTCTACCAGCAAAATTCAATATGCATACCctaggggaagagatggggaaatataCATGCAAACTAACCAAAATtttccaagcattacattcacaggtacgacaggcttacaaggaagagaactaccccgCAGAGAGGAGTTACTATCTCACCCGAGAACCTGGGGATTTTGTCCTGATTAAGAACTGGGATCGAGGGAAACTCGAacctcggtggagaggaccatatcaggagttactgaccactcccacggctgtgaaactgaaggggcaatctcggtggatacatcgAACAGACTACAAACATGTTACTAAAGGAACTGAGCAGAAGGACTCTCTCggactaaaggaaaatgtattggttgatagtgGCATTTGTGTTTATGTCTTTCagagggctcaccccagcatccgggggcccccatgttaacacctttctgtctctGTGTCACACATATGCCAAACAGGTAGAACTAGGTGTCTGCTGGGTTTGTGCTGAAACTCCACAGCATGGTAAAACTACGATTACAATGTCAGAAATCCCGctcaaccagagtgaggaactctcagcctgggctttctcaaataacacccggggaagagaggtgaggaactgtggtctagtcagagatgactgtggctgtcagtgttttgagggatggtatctcaggCCTCCACCAAACAGAAGTTCCtatactgggaaacatgcatcctggccatacttgcaggtgctCAGCAGTGGAGAGGAATAACTGAGACTGAACAACTTTGGATGATCACTTTTCTCTtctatggagtagccaggaattcaccagagataatcaatttggctacagcacttgaggagctggccacaatactgcaggggccctgacagaaacacaggcccaagtaacagaaatatccactgaaattaTTGCAATCCGGCAAACAGTCCTACAGAATCGTATGGTTTTAGATTTTATCCTGGTtgagaaagggggaacctgtgctattattgacacagaatgctacacctatatccctgatgagtctactaacattacatccctctccgagcacactgccGAGGAGACTGCAGCATTAAGAAAGTTGGACAGGATTTACATGGGGTCACCGAAGGGTCAAAATggtggtcttcgaaggcctgATCGGTAATATGTGGAgcatgatattgcattatggcctaatagttgTAGATATCATTGTTATAATTACTGTTGTACACTGTTTTTACCCACTGATAAATCAATGCTGTACTTGGTTGCTTTCTCTGTAAAACATTACTGCTTTGATCATCATGTACTGGTcaaaaggagatcattgtggacttcaggcatggtGGGAGTCACACTCGCATCCCCATCTACAACAACGGATCTAtaatggagcgtgtatcaagcttcaaattccttggtgtccacatttccgcggatctcacctggtccctgaactcctccatcctgatcaaaaaggcgcaactcgcctttatttcctgcacagcatgaagaaagctcacctctgtcccaggatattgacggacttttaccgctgtaccaatgagagcatactcaccaactgcatctcagtgtggtatggcaattgtcccatatctgaccgcaaagcactccagtgtgtggtgaaaactgcccagcagattatcagcacccacttgcccaccattgagaacatctaccataaatgctgcctgggcagggcgaaacacattatcaaggatgcatctcaccctaaccatggactttttactctcctcccatccagcaggcgctacaggagcctccgctcccgcaccagcaggcacaggaagagcttcttccctgaggctgtgaccctgctgaacctctcgtcacagcgctaaacagtattgcatccgtattgtactgtctcagtactttcatatttgtgtgctgtagcacttttttaattcacagttattttgtaagtaacactattctttgcatttctggtcagatgctaaatgcatttcattggctttgtatttgtactcagcacaatgacaataaagttgaatctaatgatAAGATATGTTAAAGGATTAACTCTTtgttaaacaatagcagcctgtttttctgaaagaaactgctgattgtcaacagatgtgctgagccatgctgagccatatttcttcttgagggtggctagctggggtttcaggatgcttatctccctgtgcactcatgcgtagagata from the Mobula birostris isolate sMobBir1 chromosome 13, sMobBir1.hap1, whole genome shotgun sequence genome contains:
- the LOC140208670 gene encoding uncharacterized protein; its protein translation is MAHQRVHTGERQFTCSDCGKGFTSSSQLKVHQRVHTGERPYTCTDCGKGFTRSSNLMAHQRVHTGERPFTCSDCGKGFTSSSQLKVHQRVHTGERPFTCSVCGKEFTQSSQLKVHQQVHTGERPFTCSNCGKGFTQASHLLRHQSVHTGEWPFTCTDCGKGFTQSSPLMAHQRVHTGERPFTCSDCGKGFTWSSDLMAHQRVHTKERPFTCSECGKGFTTSSQLKVHQRVHTGERPFTCSDCGKGFTLSSNLKAHQRVYNGERPFTCSDCGKGFTSSSQLLRHQSVHTGEWPFSCSVCGKGFILSSQLKVHQRVHTGERPFTCSDCGKGFTSSSQLLRHQSVHTGERPFTCSDCGKGFTSSSQLKVHQRVHTGERPFTCSECGKGFTQLIHLQRHQQAHTG